GCCGCTGCCACCGCCGTCGACTCAGGTGTTGGCGTCGTACTCCTCGGCGTACTCCCCGGCCATTCTGTCGCCGCCCCGGGACCGCCACTTGCGTACCGCCTCGTCGTACTCCGCCATGGGGGCGCGGCCGGCGACGACGGCGGTGATCGTGTCGTCCATCAGGGCCTTGAGCGTGGCTCCCTGGGAGGACTCGGTGCGGGACTTGAGGCCGAAGGAGGCGTTGCGGATGGCGACCGGGACGACCGCCTGCTGCCAGGTGTGCAGGGCTCGTACGGCGTCGGGCCGCCCCGGCAGGTACAGCACCTGGGGGCCCTCGGCCAGGTAGCGGAACGGCAGGTTGGAGACGTTCTCCACCTCGCCGAGCTTCGTCGCCCGCGGGGAGCCGTCCGTGCCGCGGGTGAAGTGGACGCCCTCCAGGCCGTGGTGGAGGAGTTCCCACTCCTTGGTGCCGAAGGGGGCGGCGAGGTGGTCGAGGAGGCGCAGCAGGAGCTGAACGCGTTCCTTGCCGGCCTTCTTCAGGATCGTGTAGCCGAAGGAGCGGCGGGCGGCGACGATGCCGCCGGGGGTGCCCTCCACGCTGTACGGCAGGGCCGGCGCCGGGGTCAGCAGGCCCTCGGCGTCGGGGTAGCGGGTCTGGTAGGCGCCGAAGCCGTCCTGGAGGGAGGCGACGGTGCCGTTGAGGAAGAGGGTGCTGAGGTCCGCCTGCGACATGGAGGTGGCGTCGGGGTGGTAGGACCCGTTCTCGCGCAGCCGGGCCTGGAAGGCGACGGCGGCCTTGTAGCGGTCGTCGGCGTAGTTGGCGTGGAAGGTGCCGTTCTTGTCGACCGCCCAGGCGTTCGGCGCGTGGTGGGCGGCGGCGTGGACGGCGTTGCCGAAGAGGGAGCCGACGGAGGCGCCGAGCGCGTACCGCTTGCCGTGGGTGCCCTTCCTGGCCACGGCGGCGAAGTCCGTGGAGGTCCAGCCGGCCTTCATGCCGGCCTCGGTGAACAGGCCCTGGTTGAGCCAGAGGGTGGAGCCGGGCAGCGGGCGTTCGAGGGGGATGCCGTAGAGCCGTCCGCCGATGCGGCCCATGTCGTGCCAGGCGTGGGTGGGGATGCCGGCCAGGTTGGGGTAGTCCCCGACCGCCGCGCCGGAGAGGTGGGGGGTGAGGTCCTCGGCTCTGCGCTGCACGAACTGGGCCTCGCGGGGCAGGGTGAACCCGCCGAAGACGTTGATGACGTCGGGCAGCGAGTCGGGGTCGCCGGCCATCACGGTGGCCATCTTCTTCTGGTAGTCGGCCTGCGGGACCACCGTGAACTCGATCTTCACGCCGAGGGCCTTCTCGACGGCCCGCCAGTACTGGTTCTGGGCCGCCGGCTTGGGCGGGGTGCCGAAGGTGACGGTCAGGACCTTCACGGTGGAGCCGTCGCCGGGGGTACGGGCGACCGAGGTGACCAGGGACGAAGGGTAGGAGGTGAAGCCGGCCTGGACGCCCGCGTCGGTGGGGGCGAGGTCGGGGCGGGGTCCGGCGGGAGCGGCGTAGGCGGGCCAGGGGGCCAGTTCCTTGCCCGCGTTGGAGACGTCTGTGTCGTCCGGACTCGTGGAGCAGGCGGTGAGCAGACCGGGGGCGGCGACGGCGGCGCCACCCGCGGCCACGGATCGCAGCAGCGTGCGTCGGGACATGCTGGGCATGACGAATGACCTTTCCGCGTGCGGCTCTTGGAGTGTGGAGTACTGACGTGGTTCCGAGGTGGTGGCTCAGCTCTTGACGGCGCCGGTGAGCACGCCCTTGGTGAAGTACTTCTGGAGGAAGGGGTAGACGAGCAGGATCGGCACGGTGGCGATCACCAGGACGGCCATCTGGATCGTCTGCGGCGCGTTGACGGCGGCCTCGCCGGTGGTGGTGTCGGTGAGGCCGGAGCCGGCCACGACGTAGGTGCGCAGCACCTGTTGCAGCGGCCAGCGGTCGCTTTCGAGGTAGAGCGAGGCGTAGAACCAGGAGTTCCAGTACGCCACCGCGTAGAACAGTCCGACCACGGCCAGCGCCGCCTTCGACAGCGGCAGCACGACGGCCCACAGCACGCGCCAGTCCCCGGCGCCGTCGAGGCGGGCCGCCTCGTACAGCTCCTCCGGGATGCCCTGGAAGAAGCCGCGCAGGACGACCAGGTTGAAGACGTTGACCACCACCGGGAGGATCAGCGAGGCGTAACTTCCCAGCAGGTCAAGCTCCTTGACCAGCAGGAAGCCCGG
The Streptomyces sp. NBC_01485 genome window above contains:
- a CDS encoding extracellular solute-binding protein, whose protein sequence is MPSMSRRTLLRSVAAGGAAVAAPGLLTACSTSPDDTDVSNAGKELAPWPAYAAPAGPRPDLAPTDAGVQAGFTSYPSSLVTSVARTPGDGSTVKVLTVTFGTPPKPAAQNQYWRAVEKALGVKIEFTVVPQADYQKKMATVMAGDPDSLPDVINVFGGFTLPREAQFVQRRAEDLTPHLSGAAVGDYPNLAGIPTHAWHDMGRIGGRLYGIPLERPLPGSTLWLNQGLFTEAGMKAGWTSTDFAAVARKGTHGKRYALGASVGSLFGNAVHAAAHHAPNAWAVDKNGTFHANYADDRYKAAVAFQARLRENGSYHPDATSMSQADLSTLFLNGTVASLQDGFGAYQTRYPDAEGLLTPAPALPYSVEGTPGGIVAARRSFGYTILKKAGKERVQLLLRLLDHLAAPFGTKEWELLHHGLEGVHFTRGTDGSPRATKLGEVENVSNLPFRYLAEGPQVLYLPGRPDAVRALHTWQQAVVPVAIRNASFGLKSRTESSQGATLKALMDDTITAVVAGRAPMAEYDEAVRKWRSRGGDRMAGEYAEEYDANT
- a CDS encoding carbohydrate ABC transporter permease — its product is MEKPRPLTQAAKAAALTAVVLLVCVPFLVILSTSLAAPREVVANGGWVLWPRHPTLQAYRDILDGGIVTHALAVSAGVTLVGTALSLACTVTLAYALSRPGVFGGRPVLLLILFTFLFPPGMIPGFLLVKELDLLGSYASLILPVVVNVFNLVVLRGFFQGIPEELYEAARLDGAGDWRVLWAVVLPLSKAALAVVGLFYAVAYWNSWFYASLYLESDRWPLQQVLRTYVVAGSGLTDTTTGEAAVNAPQTIQMAVLVIATVPILLVYPFLQKYFTKGVLTGAVKS